The Candidatus Methylomirabilota bacterium genome window below encodes:
- a CDS encoding serine hydrolase domain-containing protein — translation MSTGGLSKARLGRMHDVMAGHVERGGVPGLVTLVSRRGEVHVDAIGLKAVGGRDPIGRDTIFRISSMTKPITAAATMILVEECKLRLDEPVDRLLPELADRKVMKRFDGPLDDTVPAHRPITVRDLLTFRMGFGIVMAPTDATPIQKAMSEQLLGQGPPSPATTPAPDEWIRRLGTLPLMHQPGEKWMYHTGSDVLGVLIARASGQALETFLRERLFEPLGMKDTGFSVPATKLDRLATSYWTNPETGALGLYDEAEGGQWSRPPAFPSGGAGLVSTIDDYLAFGQMMLGKGKHGSERILSRPSVETMTTDQLTPEQKAVSALVAGYFDSHGWGFGVSMVTRRDAVAAVPGQFGWDGGLGTSWRSDPKEEMVGILMTQHAWTSPSPPDVCLDFWTSAYQAIDD, via the coding sequence ATGAGCACCGGAGGACTGTCCAAGGCGCGGCTCGGCCGCATGCACGACGTCATGGCCGGCCATGTCGAGCGCGGTGGCGTGCCCGGCCTTGTCACGCTGGTCAGCCGGCGGGGCGAGGTGCACGTCGATGCGATCGGTCTGAAGGCGGTCGGCGGTCGCGACCCGATCGGGCGCGACACGATCTTCCGCATCTCCTCGATGACCAAGCCGATCACGGCCGCGGCGACGATGATCCTGGTGGAGGAATGCAAGCTGCGGCTGGACGAGCCGGTTGATCGGCTGCTGCCCGAGCTGGCCGACCGCAAGGTCATGAAGCGGTTCGACGGACCGCTCGACGACACCGTGCCCGCGCACCGGCCGATCACCGTGCGCGACCTGCTGACCTTCCGCATGGGCTTCGGCATCGTCATGGCCCCAACAGACGCGACGCCGATCCAGAAGGCCATGAGCGAGCAGCTCCTCGGCCAGGGGCCGCCAAGTCCGGCGACGACGCCTGCGCCGGACGAGTGGATCCGCCGCCTGGGGACGCTGCCGCTGATGCACCAGCCGGGCGAGAAGTGGATGTACCACACGGGGTCCGACGTGCTGGGCGTGCTGATCGCGCGCGCCTCGGGCCAGGCGCTCGAGACGTTCTTGCGCGAACGGCTCTTCGAGCCGCTCGGCATGAAGGACACGGGCTTCAGCGTGCCCGCGACCAAGCTGGACCGGCTCGCGACCAGCTACTGGACGAATCCCGAAACCGGGGCGCTCGGGCTCTATGACGAGGCCGAGGGTGGCCAATGGAGCCGCCCGCCCGCATTCCCGTCCGGCGGCGCGGGGCTGGTTTCGACCATCGACGACTACCTGGCCTTCGGTCAGATGATGCTCGGCAAGGGCAAACACGGCAGCGAGCGCATCCTGTCCAGGCCTTCGGTCGAGACCATGACGACCGATCAGCTGACACCCGAGCAGAAGGCAGTGTCCGCGTTGGTCGCCGGCTACTTTGACAGCCACGGTTGGGGGTTCGGCGTGTCCATGGTCACTCGGCGTGACGCCGTGGCCGCGGTTCCCGGACAGTTCGGCTGGGACGGCGGCCTGGGTACGTCGTGGCGTTCGGACCCCAAGGAGGAGATGGTCGGGATCCTGATGACCCAGCACGCCTGGACTTCCCCCAGTCCTCCGGATGTCTGTCTCGATTTCTGGACCTCGGCCTACCAGGCGATCGACGACTGA